Sequence from the Streptomyces mobaraensis NBRC 13819 = DSM 40847 genome:
GCTCGGCCACGCCGCCCTCATCACGGCGACCGCGCTGGCCGCGGCCGTCTGCACCCTGCTCATGGGCCTCGTCGGCAAGGTCCCGCTCGCGCTCGCCGCCGGGCTCGGCGTCTCCGGGGTGCTGGCCGGCCAGGTGGTCCCGCACATGACCTGGCCGCAGGCGATGGGCATGTGCGTGCTGTACGGGGGCGTCATCGTCCTGCTGGTCCTCACCGGGCTGCGCGAACTCGTCATGAACGCCATCCCGTTGGCGCTCAAACACGCGATCACCATCGGCATCGGGATGTTCATCGCCCTCATCGGCCTGGTGAAGGCCGGCTTCGTGCACGCGGCCAAGGCCGGCGGACCGGTGACCCTCGGCCCGGCGGGCGAGCTGGCCGGCTGGCCGGTGCTGGTCTTCTGCGTGACGCTCCTGACCGTCTTCATGCTCCAGGCGCGGAACGTCCCGGGCGCCATCCTCATCGGCATCGTGACCGGCACCGTCCTCGCCGTCGCGGTCAACGCCGTCGCGGACCCGGGCCCCGGCACCTGGCAGGCCGGCGCCCCCGAACTCCACGGGAGCGCCGTCTCCCTGCCCGACTTCTCCCTCCTCGGCGACGTCTCCTTCGGCGGCTGGGGCTCGCTCGGCGCGCTGAGCGTCGGGGTGATCGTCTTCACCCTGGTCCTGGCCGGTTTCTTCGACGCGATGGCCACGATCATCGGCGTCGGCACGGAGGCCGGACTCGCCGACGACCGCGGCCGGATGCCCGGGCTCAGCCGGGCGCTGCTCGTCGACGGCGCGGGCGGGGCGATCGGCGGGGTCACGGGCGCGTCGGGCCAGACGGTCTTCATCGAGTCCGCCACCGGCGTCGGCGAGGGGGCCCGTACCGGGCTGTCGTCCGTCGTCACCGGCCTCCTCTTCACCGCCTGCCTCTTCGTCACCCCGCTCACCCGAATGGTCCCGGGGGAGGTCGCGGCGGCGGCGCTGGTGGTCATCGGCGCGATGATGATGAGCCATGCGCGGCACATCGACTGGAACGACCGGGCGGTCGCCGTCCCCGCGTTCCTCACGGTCGTCCTCATGCCGTTCACCTACTCGATCACGGCGGGTGTCGGCGCGGGCGTCATCGCCTACACCGCGATCAGAACGGCCGAAGGGAAGTGGCGGGAGCCGGGGACCTTCATGTGGGTGCTGACGGCGGTCTTCACGGTGTATTTCGCGCTGCACCCCATCGAGAACTGGCTGGGCGTCAGGTAGGGATGAGGAGAGGAAGGAGGTTCCCGACATGCTGGACCTCGCGGAAGAGCTGCGCCGCTGGTGCGCGGAGGGCCGCGACTTCGCCGTCGCCACCGTCGCCTCCGTCCACGGCAGCGCTCCGAGACAGCCGGGTGCCGCCCTCGCCGTGGACGCGGCCGGAACGGCGATCGGCTCGGTCTCCGGCGGCTGCGTCGAGGGCGCCGTCTACGAGCTGTGCCGCGAGGCGCTGGAGACCGGCACCGCCCGGCGCGAGCGCTTCGGATACTCGGACGAGGACGCGTTCGCGGTGGGCCTGACGTGCGGCGGCGCGATCGAGGTCCTGATCGCGCCGGTACGGGCGGCGGACCCCTGGCGGGGCGGGTACGAGGCGGCGCTGTCGGCGGCGGCGGACGGGGAGCCCGTGGCGCTGGTCCGCTCCCTGTCCGACGGGGAGCCGGGCGCCCTCCTGGTCCGCCCGGACGGCGCTTTCTCAGGCACGCTCGGAGGGGTGGGGGCCGGGGCTGAGGCGGGGCTTTCGGTCTCGGGGTCGGTGGTGACGGGGGCGTCGCCGGGGCTTTCGGCGGCGGGGGCGGCGGTGGCCGGATCGGCGCTTGAGCCGGTGGCGGGGGCTGCGCCTGGGGCGGCGGTGGCCGGGCCGGTGGTGGCCGGGTCGGCGTCGGCCCCGGCGTCCGTGAGCGACCGGCGGGCGGCCGACGAGGCCGCCGCCTTCCTCGCCGTCGGCCGCACGGGCGTCCTGACGCCGGTCGCCGACGGCGCGTACCGCGGCCGGCCGGCCGAGCTGCTGATCGAGTCCAGCGTCCCGCCGCCCCGCCTGATCGTCTTCGGGGCGATCGATTTCGCGGCGGCGCTGGCGCGCGTCGGGAAGTTCCTCGGCCACCACGTCACGGTGTGCGACGCCCGCCCGGTGTTCGCCACCCGCGCCCGCTTCCCGGACGCGGACGAGATCGTCGTCGACTGGCCGCACCGCTACCTGGACGGTCAGCGGCTCGACCCGCGCACGGCCGTCTGCGTCCTGACGCACGACGAGAAGTTCGATATCCCCCTCCTGGTCCGCGCCCTCCGCCTCCCCCTCGCCTACGTCGGCGCCATGGGCTCCCACCGCACCCACCACGCCCGCCTCGCCCGCCTCCGCGCGGCGGGGCTGGGGGAGGAGGAGCTGTCCGGCCTCCGCTCGCCCATCGGCCTCGACCTGGGCGGCCGGACGCCGGAGGAGACGGCCCTGTCGATCGCGGCGGAGATCGTCGCGGTGCGCAGGGGCGGCTCGGGGATGCCGCTGCGCGGGGCCGGTGTGCCGATTCACCGTGAGGCGGTGGGGGCGGGGTGCTGACGCGGGAGCCGGAACGCGCGGGCGAAGCACGCCAGGCCAGGCATCTCGGGCGAGACGGCTCGGACCTTACGGCTCAGACGAAGAAGGCGTTCATCCCGTCGACATCCGACAGGTACGTCTCGATGGCCGCTATCTCGCCGTCGCGCAGACGGCAGACGGTGGACAGGTGTTCGTCCAGTCGCGCGTCGCCCCGGCGGGCGGTGTTGTGCAGGGACAGGGCCATGTTCTCGCGGCTGACGAGGATGTGCAGCAGCTCGAAGTGGACGCCGTAGGAGGCGATCTTCTCGGCCCGCTCCACCACCGCGTCTGCCCCCTCCGCCGTACCGGAGATCGCGTTGTCGCCGGGCAGTGTCCAGGTGGCGTCGTCGGTGAGCAGTGTGCGGATGCCGGCCCAGTCGCCGGCGCTGAGGAAGGCGTGGAAACGGACGCCGAGCCGGTGGGCGGCCTCGTACTGGGACATGGTTCCTCCACGGGGGTGCGGAAAGGGAGTTGAGGTTAAGGCGATGAACTTCGCTTTAATCCACTCAAGCAGGCGAGGCGCTAAAGCGCAACGCTTTGCTTTAAGGTGTAGGGATGACCGCCAAAAGCAAAGACAGCCGCCCCGGTGGCCGGAGCGCCCGCGTCCGCTCCGCCGTCCACCAGGCGGTGGTGGACCTCGTCGCGGAAATCGGCGCCGACAAGGTGACCGTCCCGGCGGTGGCGCGCCGCGCCGGCGTCCACCCCAGTTCGGTGTACCGGCGCTGGGGGACGACCGCGGCCCTGCTCGCGGACGTGGCGGACAGCCGCCAGGAAGAGGAGGCGCCGGAACTGCTCGGCGACCTCCGCCAGGACCTGGAGCGGGCGGCGGTGTGGACGCTCGCCGACCTCTCCCGGCCGGGAGGCGTGGCGTTCTTCCGCGCCGAGGTGGCACCGGACGTGGACGACCGCAGGGCGGGCCTCCGCGCCTGCCTGGAACGGGTCAGCGCCCGCTTCCGGGCCCCCTTGGAGGCGGCCGCCGGCCGCGGCGGGACGCCGCCCTCCCTGGAGCGGGTGCTCGACCGCGTCGTCGCACCCCTCTACTTCCGCGTGGTCTTCTCCGTCCCCGGGACGGACGAGCGCTACGCCCGGGGCCTCGCCGCCGAGCTGTGCGCCGAGCACCCGGCCGGCTCCTCCGGCTGACGGCCGCCGGCCGCGGAGTGGTCCCGTCCGGGCGGCCGGTAGAATCGACGCCCGTGGCGGACACCCAGTACGAAGACCTGTTGCGGCTAGTGCTCACCTCCGGAACGGCCAAGGCCGACCGGACGGGCACCGGCACCCGAAGTGTCTTCGGGCACCAGCTGCGGTACGACCTCTCCCAGGGATTCCCCCTGGTCACCACCAAAAAGGTGCACCTCAAGTCCATCGTGTACGAGCTGCTGTGGTTCCTCCGCGGCGACTCGAACGTCGGCTGGCTGCGCGAGCACGGCGTCACCATCTGGGACGAGTGGGCCGACGAGAACGGCGACCTCGGTCCCGTCTACGGCGCCCAGTGGCGCTCCTGGCCCGCCCCGGACGGCCGGCACATCGACCAGATCGGCGAGGTCCTCGACACGCTGCGCCGGGACCCGGACTCCCGCCGGATGATCGTCTCCGCCTGGAACGTCGCCGAGCTGGACAAGATGGCCCTGGCACCGTGCCACGCCTTCTTCCAGTTCTACGTGGCCGACGGCAAGCTCTCGTGCCAGCTCTACCAGCGCAGCGCGGACCTGTTCCTGGGCGTGCCGTTCAACATCGCCAGCTACGCCCTGCTCACGCACATGGTGGCGCAGCAGGTCGGCCTCGAACCGGGTGACTTCATCTGGACCGGCGGCGACTGCCACATCTACGACAACCACGTCGAGCAGGTGACCGAGCAGCTCTCGCGCACCCCGTTCGAGTTCCCCGCGCTGCGGCTGCGGAAGGCCGACTCGCTCTTCTCCTACGCGTACTCCGACGTCGAGGTGGTCGACTACCGGCACCACCCGGCGATCAAGGCCCCGGTCGCGGTATGAACGACGCGTCGGCGGACGGCGAGCGGTCGGGCGGCGGACTGACGGACCGCGGGCTGTCGGACGGCGGCCCGGTGGACGGCGGCCGGGTGAAGGTCGGGCTGATCTGGGCGCAGGCCCGTGACGGTGTGATCGGCGCGGGCAACGCGATCCCGTGGCACCTGCCCGAGGACCTGGCCCACTTCAAGGCCGTCACCCTCGGCCACCCGGTTGTGATGGGCCGCAGGACGTGGGATTCGCTGCCCCCGCGGTTCCGCCCCCTCCCGGGCCGGCGCAACATCGTGGTCACCCGCGATCCGCACTGGGCGGCGGACGGCGCGGAACGCGCCGGTTCCGTCGCCGAGGCGCTGCGGCGCGCGGCGGCCGAGCCGCGGGACGCGTCCGCGCCCGCCGAGGTGTGGGTGATCGGTGGCGGCGAGATCTACCGGGCGGCCCTGGAGCACGCCACGGCGCTCGCGGTGACCGAGGTCGACGTGGCGGTGGACGGCGACACGTACGCCCCGGCCGTCAACGGGTCGTGGACGCTCACCGAGGACACCGGCTGGCGGACCTCCGCGTCCGCCTCCGGACTGCGTTATCGCATGCGCGGATACGCCCGTTGACGGCGTTCGTCCCCTGTCCGCGCGGCACCCGGTGAGTTCCCGAACGCTTTCGGCGGCGTAATCCGTCACCGGCGGCTCGCGCGGCATCGGCCGGGCGGTGGCCCTGCGCCCGGCCGCCCGCCGACGGAGGCGAGCGGCCCCGGCCGAGACGGGGACCCCTCATCCCCCCGTCCGCACCACCGCCTGATCCCCCCGGGGCCCGGACAGGTGCAGGATCTCGACCGCCTCCGCGCCCGCCGGTCCGAACCAGTGCGGCTCGCTGGTGTCGAATTCCGTCGCCTCGCCCACCCGGAGGGTGAAGTCGCGCTCACCCACCATGACCCGCAGGTCGC
This genomic interval carries:
- a CDS encoding nuclear transport factor 2 family protein, whose product is MSQYEAAHRLGVRFHAFLSAGDWAGIRTLLTDDATWTLPGDNAISGTAEGADAVVERAEKIASYGVHFELLHILVSRENMALSLHNTARRGDARLDEHLSTVCRLRDGEIAAIETYLSDVDGMNAFFV
- a CDS encoding XdhC family protein, which produces MLDLAEELRRWCAEGRDFAVATVASVHGSAPRQPGAALAVDAAGTAIGSVSGGCVEGAVYELCREALETGTARRERFGYSDEDAFAVGLTCGGAIEVLIAPVRAADPWRGGYEAALSAAADGEPVALVRSLSDGEPGALLVRPDGAFSGTLGGVGAGAEAGLSVSGSVVTGASPGLSAAGAAVAGSALEPVAGAAPGAAVAGPVVAGSASAPASVSDRRAADEAAAFLAVGRTGVLTPVADGAYRGRPAELLIESSVPPPRLIVFGAIDFAAALARVGKFLGHHVTVCDARPVFATRARFPDADEIVVDWPHRYLDGQRLDPRTAVCVLTHDEKFDIPLLVRALRLPLAYVGAMGSHRTHHARLARLRAAGLGEEELSGLRSPIGLDLGGRTPEETALSIAAEIVAVRRGGSGMPLRGAGVPIHREAVGAGC
- a CDS encoding thymidylate synthase, whose amino-acid sequence is MADTQYEDLLRLVLTSGTAKADRTGTGTRSVFGHQLRYDLSQGFPLVTTKKVHLKSIVYELLWFLRGDSNVGWLREHGVTIWDEWADENGDLGPVYGAQWRSWPAPDGRHIDQIGEVLDTLRRDPDSRRMIVSAWNVAELDKMALAPCHAFFQFYVADGKLSCQLYQRSADLFLGVPFNIASYALLTHMVAQQVGLEPGDFIWTGGDCHIYDNHVEQVTEQLSRTPFEFPALRLRKADSLFSYAYSDVEVVDYRHHPAIKAPVAV
- a CDS encoding dihydrofolate reductase is translated as MKVGLIWAQARDGVIGAGNAIPWHLPEDLAHFKAVTLGHPVVMGRRTWDSLPPRFRPLPGRRNIVVTRDPHWAADGAERAGSVAEALRRAAAEPRDASAPAEVWVIGGGEIYRAALEHATALAVTEVDVAVDGDTYAPAVNGSWTLTEDTGWRTSASASGLRYRMRGYAR
- a CDS encoding TetR/AcrR family transcriptional regulator; amino-acid sequence: MTAKSKDSRPGGRSARVRSAVHQAVVDLVAEIGADKVTVPAVARRAGVHPSSVYRRWGTTAALLADVADSRQEEEAPELLGDLRQDLERAAVWTLADLSRPGGVAFFRAEVAPDVDDRRAGLRACLERVSARFRAPLEAAAGRGGTPPSLERVLDRVVAPLYFRVVFSVPGTDERYARGLAAELCAEHPAGSSG
- a CDS encoding NCS2 family permease, with the translated sequence MTQPSVEPAATAAGASAGSCPPAGRSRLDRLDRFFQISARGSTPAREVRGGVTTFMAMSYIVLLNPLILSGKDASGHTLGHAALITATALAAAVCTLLMGLVGKVPLALAAGLGVSGVLAGQVVPHMTWPQAMGMCVLYGGVIVLLVLTGLRELVMNAIPLALKHAITIGIGMFIALIGLVKAGFVHAAKAGGPVTLGPAGELAGWPVLVFCVTLLTVFMLQARNVPGAILIGIVTGTVLAVAVNAVADPGPGTWQAGAPELHGSAVSLPDFSLLGDVSFGGWGSLGALSVGVIVFTLVLAGFFDAMATIIGVGTEAGLADDRGRMPGLSRALLVDGAGGAIGGVTGASGQTVFIESATGVGEGARTGLSSVVTGLLFTACLFVTPLTRMVPGEVAAAALVVIGAMMMSHARHIDWNDRAVAVPAFLTVVLMPFTYSITAGVGAGVIAYTAIRTAEGKWREPGTFMWVLTAVFTVYFALHPIENWLGVR